In the genome of Magnolia sinica isolate HGM2019 chromosome 2, MsV1, whole genome shotgun sequence, one region contains:
- the LOC131237717 gene encoding uncharacterized protein LOC131237717 encodes MLQMQGNSILSVSPTFSSYSSSRFAEIASRVVDEINREGEENEEEFLISDAAAHLEQISLNPLQECPLEEEQISLELPQLEISVVENAGEGEEDEANEDDDDDFEFAFVPRDPCAPPISADDVFSDGQIRPIWPIFNSDLVFSESQGSDEGNHEQNYGPSIRLPMRKLLAEGRDPPALSPSSSSESVTLDEIPSGSYCVWTPRSTKSARAEAAVSPDRCKKSNSTGSSKVWRFRDLMHRSSSNGQDTMVFLSTDAIKGGEKRGTVLKEERRKEKVVVGGKKGKREVSAHEMHYLRNRMMSEGDRRRSFLPYRQDLVGFFANVNGLSRSLHPF; translated from the coding sequence ATGCTTCAAATGCAGGGGAATTCGATCCTCTCCGTCTCTCCTACCTTCAGCAGCTATTCCTCCTCTCGATTTGCTGAAATTGCTTCCAGAGTCGTTGACGAAATCAACAGAGAgggagaagaaaatgaagaggagTTTCTCATCTCAGACGCTGCGGCTCACCTGGAACAGATATCCCTCAATCCGCTGCAAGAATGCCCCTTGGAAGAAGAGCAGATATCTCTCGAGCTACCACAGCTAGAAATCTCTGTAGTCGAAAACGcgggagaaggagaagaagatgaagCTAACGAAGACGACGACGACGATTTTGAATTCGCGTTCGTACCACGCGATCCCTGCGCTCCGCCGATCTCCGCCGATGATGTCTTCTCTGACGGCCAGATCCGCCCGATCTGGCCGATATTTAACAGTGATCTCGTCTTCTCAGAATCCCAAGGCTCTGATGAGGGAAACCACGAGCAGAACTACGGCCCTTCGATCCGACTCCCTATGCGGAAGCTCCTGGCGGAAGGGCGCGATCCTCCAGCTCTATCTCCGTCGTCTTCGTCCGAATCTGTCACACTCGACGAGATCCCCTCTGGTAGCTACTGCGTCTGGACGCCGAGGTCGACGAAATCAGCTCGTGCGGAGGCGGCGGTGTCTCCGGACCGATGCAAGAAGAGCAATTCGACGGGATCGTCGAAGGTGTGGCGGTTCCGGGATCTGATGCATCGGAGCAGCAGCAACGGTCAGGATACCATGGTATTTTTATCAACGGATGCGATTAAAGGAGGGGAGAAGAGGGGAACGGTgttgaaggaagaaaggagaaaggagaaggTGGTGGTTGGCGGgaagaagggaaagagagaggtatCAGCGCACGAGATGCATTATTTGAGGAATCGGATGATGAGCGAGGGAGATCGACGGCGGTCGTTCCTTCCGTACAGGCAAGATCTGGTGGGGTTCTTTGCTAACGTGAACGGCCTGAGCAGGAGCCTGCATCCGTTCTAG